From Rickettsia endosymbiont of Ceutorhynchus obstrictus, a single genomic window includes:
- a CDS encoding sensor histidine kinase yields the protein MQLDFKLAIDMPDLIISDQYRLQSILEYLIKDAVKSSNKNSIFLTINFFKSDQGKDNEDFTLQIIFRSTGLILAKEEQEALKDRFISFSRFFENKSKTVGSGLALVKQFIYDLNGEIEVTSNEKGTGFFCYIPVKLYNK from the coding sequence TTGCAACTTGATTTTAAATTAGCAATCGATATGCCTGATTTAATAATAAGCGATCAATATAGATTACAGTCCATATTAGAATATTTAATTAAAGATGCCGTTAAGTCTAGCAATAAAAATAGTATTTTTTTAACTATTAATTTCTTTAAAAGCGACCAAGGAAAAGATAATGAAGACTTTACCTTACAGATAATATTTCGTAGTACCGGCTTAATTCTTGCAAAAGAAGAGCAGGAAGCTTTAAAAGACCGATTTATTTCTTTTAGCCGTTTTTTTGAGAATAAATCTAAAACAGTCGGGTCTGGGCTAGCATTAGTTAAGCAGTTTATTTATGATCTGAACGGCGAAATTGAAGTTACCAGTAACGAGAAAGGTACAGGTTTTTTCTGCTATATACCGGTAAAGTTATATAATAAGTAA
- a CDS encoding HD domain-containing protein produces MKKQNNLELEFRNCFYSTRLLDKIFHLNKTSMQQIDISEINKAIYYARKYHGNQIRQTGEPYYAHPLEVAYMVANYTATMAPEFYQTYMLVTSILHDTIEDTELTEKLITEGFGCKIANQVESLSRNKIHGKISSEEILNILAASRKYDTIIIKFFDRIDNLQTLGIKSPEKAQKIIDETRHSFIPLAAQLNMPVIERQLNELCNRHLAKNHSLLQNFPMAIFEDNFQPCW; encoded by the coding sequence ATGAAAAAACAAAATAATTTAGAATTAGAATTTAGGAACTGCTTTTATTCAACTCGATTATTAGATAAAATTTTTCATTTGAATAAAACAAGCATGCAACAAATAGATATCAGCGAAATTAACAAAGCTATCTATTATGCCAGAAAATACCACGGCAATCAGATAAGGCAAACCGGTGAGCCATATTATGCTCATCCGTTAGAAGTAGCGTATATGGTAGCAAATTATACTGCTACCATGGCACCTGAGTTTTATCAAACCTATATGCTAGTAACATCAATATTACACGATACTATTGAAGATACTGAGCTTACAGAAAAACTAATAACCGAAGGGTTTGGCTGCAAAATAGCAAATCAGGTTGAATCTTTAAGCAGAAATAAAATACATGGTAAAATTAGCTCTGAAGAAATTTTAAATATATTAGCGGCAAGCCGGAAATATGATACGATAATAATTAAATTCTTCGATCGAATCGATAATCTGCAAACCCTCGGTATAAAATCCCCGGAAAAAGCACAAAAAATTATCGATGAAACAAGGCACTCATTTATACCTTTAGCTGCTCAGTTAAATATGCCGGTAATAGAGAGGCAACTTAATGAGCTGTGTAATAGGCATTTAGCAAAAAATCACTCTTTGCTTCAAAATTTTCCTATGGCTATTTTTGAGGATAATTTTCAACCTTGTTGGTAA